A genome region from Streptomyces antimycoticus includes the following:
- a CDS encoding condensation domain-containing protein, with translation MFSETSGHATNEREGADGRERRELPLTAAQLGIWHAQQLAPLSTAYQGGEYLEVAGPVDAARLEAAVRRTLEEAETLRVRVVDGPDGPRQVITPLGDWTLPVVDLRHEPDPRAVAERAMWERLRTPLDPGGEPLFGCVLFAVAPDRFFWFHHYHHLVGDGFTVAAVARRVAELYTVAGTEDVAAGTPFPPLAGLVEADAAYRASEQFEADRAFWARELADAPAPASLSAGPPAPPREKVRRGMSLEAPQLERLRDVAREAALPWPIAVLTAVAVYVQRMSGAGEVTLGVPVASRIGHAPQRTPGMMSNLLPLRLDLGPGLTVGEALRQVSRRLRAVLRHQRYRYEDLRREHGGPDALTPLFGPQVNIMSFAAELKFDGAPVTVHNLSIGPTDDFSVVVSVHPGGTGLRIELDGNADRYDEADVAAHQQRLGHLLERLARADVDTPLGLLDITTPAERTRALPAAAPLPLRRRPGRRPRCPACSRTRPGVRPTPPR, from the coding sequence GTGTTTAGCGAGACCTCGGGGCACGCCACGAATGAGCGTGAGGGAGCGGACGGCCGCGAGCGGCGGGAACTGCCGCTGACCGCCGCGCAGCTGGGCATTTGGCATGCGCAGCAGCTCGCCCCGCTCAGCACCGCCTACCAGGGCGGGGAGTACCTGGAGGTCGCGGGCCCGGTGGACGCCGCGCGGCTGGAGGCGGCGGTCCGGCGGACGCTGGAGGAGGCCGAGACGCTGCGGGTGCGGGTGGTGGACGGACCTGACGGGCCCCGGCAGGTCATCACGCCCCTGGGCGACTGGACGTTGCCGGTGGTGGATCTGCGCCACGAGCCTGATCCGCGGGCGGTGGCCGAGCGGGCGATGTGGGAGCGGCTGCGCACCCCGCTCGACCCGGGCGGGGAACCGCTCTTCGGGTGTGTGCTGTTCGCCGTCGCGCCGGACCGTTTCTTCTGGTTCCACCACTACCACCACCTGGTGGGCGACGGGTTCACGGTGGCCGCGGTGGCCCGTCGGGTCGCGGAGCTGTACACCGTGGCGGGCACCGAGGATGTGGCCGCGGGCACACCGTTCCCCCCGCTGGCGGGGCTGGTCGAGGCGGACGCCGCATACCGTGCCTCGGAGCAGTTCGAGGCCGACCGTGCGTTCTGGGCGCGGGAGCTCGCGGACGCACCGGCACCGGCGTCGCTCAGTGCCGGGCCGCCCGCCCCGCCGCGGGAGAAGGTGCGGCGCGGGATGAGCTTGGAAGCGCCCCAGCTGGAGCGGCTGCGGGACGTGGCGCGTGAGGCCGCGCTGCCCTGGCCGATCGCGGTGCTCACGGCGGTCGCGGTCTATGTGCAGCGGATGTCCGGGGCCGGCGAGGTCACCCTCGGCGTGCCGGTCGCGTCCCGGATCGGCCACGCGCCGCAGCGGACTCCGGGCATGATGTCCAATCTGCTGCCGCTACGGCTCGATCTGGGCCCAGGCTTGACCGTCGGCGAGGCGCTGCGCCAGGTGTCCCGGCGGCTGCGCGCGGTCCTGCGGCACCAGCGCTACCGCTACGAGGATCTGCGCCGCGAGCACGGCGGCCCTGACGCCCTCACGCCCCTGTTCGGCCCGCAGGTCAACATCATGTCCTTCGCCGCCGAACTGAAATTCGACGGCGCCCCGGTCACCGTTCACAACCTGTCCATCGGGCCCACCGACGACTTCTCGGTCGTCGTCTCCGTCCACCCCGGCGGCACCGGGCTGAGGATCGAGCTGGACGGCAACGCCGACCGCTATGACGAGGCCGATGTCGCCGCGCACCAGCAGCGGCTGGGACACCTTCTGGAGCGGCTGGCCCGGGCCGATGTGGACACTCCGCTCGGCCTGCTGGACATCACCACCCCCGCCGAGCGCACCCGTGCCCTTCCGGCGGCCGCGCCCCTCCCCCTGCGGCGTCGCCCGGGGCGCAGGCCACGCTGTCCGGCCTGTTCGCGCACCAGGCCCGGCGTACGCCCTACGCCACCGCGCTGA
- a CDS encoding ABC transporter permease codes for MSSAQHSTPAQLPVDPGRGALVSHTLILAGRHLTKLRASPQIVVFSVLQPLIMMLLFMVLFAGAVSGSQSAYLQFLLPGMLAQNAAFMVTTVGQAINSDIDKGIFDRFRSLPIARPAPLIAHILGDLPRQAATTLTLLAFGFCIGFRVHTDPLSAVLAVALVLLVSFAFSWIALTIGLIADKPESVNMLVMILLFPMAFGSNTMVATDTLPGWLQAWAKVNPVTHLTDAVRALLTGPASDSGSALGSTLLASAVILALFVPLAIRAFTRRL; via the coding sequence ATGAGCAGCGCCCAGCACAGCACCCCGGCCCAGCTCCCCGTCGACCCGGGCCGCGGGGCCCTGGTCAGCCATACGCTGATCCTCGCCGGACGCCATCTGACCAAGTTGCGCGCCTCGCCGCAGATCGTGGTGTTCAGTGTGTTGCAGCCGCTCATCATGATGCTGCTCTTCATGGTGCTGTTCGCCGGGGCGGTGTCCGGGAGCCAGTCGGCCTATCTGCAGTTCCTGCTGCCGGGGATGCTCGCGCAGAACGCGGCGTTCATGGTCACCACCGTGGGCCAGGCCATCAACAGTGATATCGACAAGGGGATCTTCGACCGGTTCCGGAGCCTGCCCATCGCCCGGCCCGCACCCCTCATCGCGCACATCCTCGGGGACCTGCCACGCCAGGCCGCCACCACGCTGACGCTGCTCGCCTTCGGCTTCTGCATCGGCTTCCGCGTCCACACCGACCCGCTCTCGGCGGTGCTGGCCGTGGCGCTGGTGCTGTTGGTGTCGTTCGCGTTCTCCTGGATCGCCCTGACGATAGGGCTGATCGCGGACAAGCCCGAGTCGGTCAACATGCTCGTGATGATCCTGCTGTTCCCGATGGCGTTCGGCAGCAACACGATGGTCGCGACCGACACCCTTCCCGGATGGCTCCAGGCCTGGGCGAAGGTCAATCCGGTGACCCATCTGACCGATGCCGTACGGGCCCTGCTCACCGGGCCGGCTTCGGATTCCGGTTCGGCTCTCGGCAGCACGCTGCTGGCCTCCGCGGTGATCCTCGCCCTCTTCGTACCGCTGGCCATCCGCGCCTTCACCCGCCGCCTGTAA
- a CDS encoding ATP-binding cassette domain-containing protein, with product MVETIRVEELSKSYAKTQALSEVGFTARAGTVLGLLGPNGSGKTTTVRILSTLIRADSGRAWIDGHDVMARPHLVRAAIGLTGQYAAVDDELSGQHNLELIGRLLGLSRGAARGRATELIERFRLEDAAGRLTKTYSGGMRRRLDVAASLVGRPRVLFLDEPTTGLDPRSRTEVWTLVRELVADGVTVLLTTQYLEEADHLANDLVVLDQGRVVATGTPTELKARVGGLALQMRVADPAQGAQAAAYVAEATGVEPAVDADTGLIDAAVGDVTALRRVAARLEAEGIGFVELGLRQATLDEVFFALTGRTAQPADPVQEPDPAPVTAGPAERKPR from the coding sequence GTGGTGGAGACCATCCGTGTCGAAGAACTGAGCAAGTCCTATGCGAAGACCCAGGCGCTGTCCGAGGTCGGATTCACGGCTCGGGCCGGGACCGTTCTGGGGCTGCTGGGCCCGAATGGATCCGGCAAGACCACCACGGTGCGCATTCTGTCCACCCTGATCCGCGCGGACAGCGGGCGGGCCTGGATCGACGGACACGACGTCATGGCGCGGCCGCACCTGGTGCGGGCGGCGATCGGTCTGACGGGCCAGTACGCGGCGGTGGACGACGAGTTGTCGGGGCAGCACAACCTGGAGCTGATCGGCCGGCTGCTGGGCCTGTCCCGGGGGGCGGCGCGCGGCCGGGCCACCGAGTTGATCGAGCGGTTCCGGCTGGAGGACGCCGCGGGCCGGCTGACGAAGACGTACTCCGGTGGCATGCGGCGCCGACTGGACGTGGCGGCGAGCCTCGTCGGGCGGCCTCGGGTGCTGTTCCTGGACGAGCCGACGACCGGGCTGGACCCGCGCAGCCGCACCGAGGTCTGGACGCTGGTGCGCGAGCTGGTGGCGGACGGTGTGACGGTCCTGCTCACCACGCAGTACCTGGAGGAGGCGGACCACCTGGCGAACGATCTGGTGGTACTCGACCAGGGGCGCGTGGTGGCCACCGGCACCCCCACCGAACTCAAGGCCCGGGTCGGCGGCCTCGCCCTGCAGATGCGGGTGGCCGATCCGGCCCAGGGCGCGCAGGCCGCCGCGTACGTCGCCGAGGCGACGGGGGTGGAGCCGGCCGTCGACGCGGACACCGGCCTGATCGACGCCGCCGTCGGGGATGTGACGGCGCTGCGGCGGGTGGCAGCGCGGCTGGAGGCGGAGGGGATCGGCTTCGTCGAGCTGGGGCTGCGTCAGGCCACCCTCGATGAGGTGTTCTTCGCGCTGACCGGCCGTACCGCCCAGCCCGCCGACCCCGTCCAGGAACCCGATCCGGCACCGGTCACGGCCGGGCCCGCCGAAAGGAAGCCGCGATGA
- a CDS encoding DsrE family protein, which yields MTTVREGFLLIESQAAAVPGGVGFPRDAVTQARLGHPVVLFLIQDAVALAVPGRSPELEAFIGAGGRVWVDDFSLAQRGLASAGLLSAAHRTDMGAVAEAVLNPAVKVVWH from the coding sequence ATGACCACAGTGCGTGAAGGGTTCCTGCTGATCGAGAGTCAGGCGGCGGCCGTGCCGGGCGGGGTGGGATTCCCGCGTGACGCGGTGACCCAGGCACGGCTCGGTCATCCGGTGGTGCTGTTCCTCATTCAGGACGCCGTGGCCCTGGCCGTCCCGGGCCGTTCACCGGAACTGGAGGCCTTCATCGGGGCCGGCGGCCGGGTCTGGGTGGACGACTTCTCGCTCGCCCAGCGGGGCCTGGCGAGCGCCGGACTCCTGTCCGCGGCCCACCGCACCGATATGGGCGCGGTGGCCGAGGCGGTCCTCAACCCGGCGGTGAAAGTGGTGTGGCACTGA